A window of Spirochaetales bacterium contains these coding sequences:
- a CDS encoding GSCFA domain-containing protein, with translation MDRHLDIGGLMNPVTREFLKKSITPVAVAKPPFAIKPEQGIFFIGSCFSEYLSDYLVKHALRCCTSPFGNIYNPLSIASGLEMLCRRHVIGDDEIFEHHGLFRHFAFHTKVCMPDKQLFLETINGRLEEARAFLENAGVIVLTLGTAYTYINRETGRVVNNCHKLSPALFERKRLDTTEITSRLGEALKTLKKAHPHLIVILTLSPVRHLRDRAEENSLSKAVLRCSIGKLAEFPDSWYFPSYEILLDELRDYRYYADDLCHPSSSAADYIMSRFCESCFSEEARAFMEEMEKIKKAFNHRPLHGETDEYRLFMEKQISRLAGLQKRYPMLPVAQTVEKRKESGA, from the coding sequence ATGGATCGACATCTTGATATCGGGGGGCTTATGAATCCTGTTACCCGGGAATTCCTGAAAAAAAGTATAACACCCGTCGCTGTCGCAAAACCGCCGTTTGCCATAAAACCGGAACAGGGAATATTCTTTATCGGTTCATGTTTTTCGGAATATCTTTCGGACTATCTCGTAAAACATGCCCTCCGCTGTTGTACGTCACCGTTCGGCAATATCTACAATCCCCTTTCGATCGCCTCCGGACTCGAGATGCTTTGTCGCCGTCATGTTATCGGTGACGATGAGATTTTCGAACACCATGGGCTTTTCCGCCATTTCGCCTTTCACACGAAGGTGTGCATGCCGGATAAACAACTTTTTCTTGAAACGATAAACGGGCGTCTAGAGGAAGCCCGGGCGTTTCTTGAAAACGCGGGTGTTATTGTCCTCACCCTCGGTACCGCGTATACCTATATCAACCGGGAGACAGGCCGCGTGGTGAACAACTGCCATAAACTGTCCCCGGCCTTATTTGAACGGAAACGCTTAGACACCACGGAGATTACCTCTCGCCTCGGTGAAGCATTGAAGACGCTCAAAAAGGCGCATCCGCACCTCATCGTCATTCTTACGTTGAGTCCCGTGCGGCATCTTCGGGACAGGGCGGAAGAAAATTCCTTGAGCAAGGCGGTTCTTCGCTGCTCAATAGGGAAGCTGGCCGAATTCCCCGATTCGTGGTATTTCCCTTCGTATGAAATCCTGCTTGATGAACTGAGGGATTACCGTTATTATGCGGATGATCTTTGTCATCCGTCAAGCAGTGCGGCGGATTATATCATGAGCAGATTCTGCGAATCCTGTTTTTCGGAGGAGGCGCGAGCTTTTATGGAAGAAATGGAAAAAATAAAGAAAGCCTTCAATCACCGGCCCCTTCACGGTGAAACCGATGAATACAGACTATTTATGGAAAAACAGATTTCGAGGCTCGCCGGATTGCAGAAACGCTACCCGATGCTTCCCGTCGCACAAACAGTGGAAAAGCGGAA